The genome window TCCTGTACTTAAACCTGCCTCCTTTAAACTTGGATAGGTTGCAATAATTAACCCAGTCTTCATATCTAGCTGTTGGATAGGTTTAGATTTACCTTTAGCCACTCTTTCGATTCTAGTTCCGTAGTTAGCATTATATTTATTCGTACACCATTCTAGATTAGCTACTGAGTTATTACGTGGGTTTTCGTCTTTGTGGTTAATTATTGTTTTACTTTGGTCATTGTTAGGTATGAAGGTCTGTGCTACTAACCTATGTACTAGTTTTCTGGTCTTCTTAGTTTTATCATTATTGGCACTTGTTAAGTCTACCCTTGCATAACCTTGAGTGTTGTAGAATGGTTTTAATATTCTACCTGTCTTCAAATTCCTAACATTACCTTTACTACTCACCTCGTACTTAACATTATCAGTACAGGTAATAGGTTTCCATGTCTCTTTAGTATTTTTCATTTCTGTTTGTGTTTTTCCTATCCTGCCAGTGGGACAAAAATAGACCTGTTAATAATTTAATGTCATTGTTACTATTACTTGCTAGATTTCTGAAACGACAAAAACAAGCAAACAATAATTATAAAATGTTCGCACATACGCACGTACTTCTACTAATAAGAGATTTAGCCATTTCCCAGCCTAAAATTGGGGGGCAACTTGAGGCGGTGGGTGGGGT of Prevotella fusca JCM 17724 contains these proteins:
- a CDS encoding NUMOD4 domain-containing protein produces the protein MKNTKETWKPITCTDNVKYEVSSKGNVRNLKTGRILKPFYNTQGYARVDLTSANNDKTKKTRKLVHRLVAQTFIPNNDQSKTIINHKDENPRNNSVANLEWCTNKYNANYGTRIERVAKGKSKPIQQLDMKTGLIIATYPSLKEAGLSTGIYKSNISIVARGKGKSAGGYGWRYTK